In the genome of Mucilaginibacter sp. 14171R-50, the window AAAACTGATCGACGAGGACGGGATAAGAGGTGTAACGTCAAACCCCGCGATATTTGAAAAAGCCATAAGCGGCAGTTCCGACTATGACGAAGATATAAAAACACTGGGTGCAACCGCCAAAACCACCGAGGAGCTTTTCTTTGGTTTAGCAATAAAAGACATCCAGGCGGCGGCCGATCTTTTTAACCCCTTATATAACGAAGGAGTTGTTGGAGCCGATGGATATGTTAGTTTGGAGGTTTCTCCGTTTTTAGCGTTAGACGCCGAAGGCACAGCAAAGCAAGCCGAAGAGCTTTGGAAAAAGGTTGACAGAAAGAACGTAATGATCAAAATTCCGGGAACAAAACCGGGGTTAAAAGCCATCCGCGAGTCTATCGCCAAAGGCATCAACATCAACGTTACTTTACTTTTTGGTTTAGAACGTTACGAAGAAGTTACCGAAGCTTACATAGCGGGTTTAGAAGACCATTTAGCTGCCGGCCACAATATAGAACACATCTCATCAGTAGCAAGCTTCTTCTTGAGCCGTATTGATGTTGTTGTTGACCCGTTATTACAGGAAAAGGGCGAGAACGGCCTGGTTGGCGAAGTGGCTATCGCGTCTGCGAAAAAAGCGTAC includes:
- the tal gene encoding transaldolase, which codes for MANNVKQIHDFGQSIWLDFIDRDIIKSGKLQKLIDEDGIRGVTSNPAIFEKAISGSSDYDEDIKTLGATAKTTEELFFGLAIKDIQAAADLFNPLYNEGVVGADGYVSLEVSPFLALDAEGTAKQAEELWKKVDRKNVMIKIPGTKPGLKAIRESIAKGININVTLLFGLERYEEVTEAYIAGLEDHLAAGHNIEHISSVASFFLSRIDVVVDPLLQEKGENGLVGEVAIASAKKAYEIYKRVFSSERWKALEAKGGKPQRLLWASTGSKNPAFKDTKYVEALIGPETVDTVPLETIDAFRDHGIAADTLMLGLDQATETLGRLKALGIDLDKITQDLEDEGIEKFNKPFEKLLKAIEEQKNKS